Proteins from a single region of Candidatus Goldiibacteriota bacterium:
- the cysE gene encoding serine O-acetyltransferase, with protein MFLVDDIKTVFKRDPAAKNIFEVIFMYPGLHAITSHRIAHFLYRIKIPFIPRMISAFNRFFTGIEIHPGAKIGKRFFIDHGMGVVIGETAIIGDDVLLYQGVTLGGTGKEKGKRHPTLGNDVVVGTGAKVLGNINIGNNVKIGAGSVVIHNVPDGSTVVGVPGVVVRTGGEKPESDLMHGDLPDPIRKVIEEMYEEIRELEAKCLRCNKDGGFSKEHPDREKQIKEFFEENK; from the coding sequence ATGTTTCTGGTGGATGACATAAAGACAGTTTTTAAAAGAGATCCTGCCGCAAAAAATATTTTTGAAGTGATATTTATGTATCCCGGACTTCACGCCATTACGTCTCACAGAATAGCGCATTTCTTATACCGGATAAAAATACCGTTTATTCCAAGAATGATATCCGCTTTTAACAGGTTTTTTACCGGGATTGAAATACATCCGGGTGCTAAAATAGGCAAAAGGTTCTTTATTGACCATGGGATGGGTGTGGTAATAGGAGAGACCGCGATAATAGGCGATGATGTGCTTTTATATCAGGGGGTTACCCTTGGCGGGACGGGTAAAGAAAAAGGCAAAAGGCATCCCACGCTTGGCAATGACGTTGTGGTTGGTACAGGCGCGAAGGTGCTGGGCAATATTAATATTGGGAATAATGTAAAGATAGGGGCGGGGTCAGTTGTAATACACAATGTGCCGGACGGCTCCACTGTTGTCGGCGTTCCGGGTGTTGTGGTAAGGACAGGCGGGGAAAAGCCGGAATCTGACCTTATGCACGGCGACCTTCCTGATCCGATAAGAAAAGTAATTGAAGAGATGTATGAGGAAATAAGGGAACTTGAAGCAAAATGTCTGCGCTGCAACAAAGACGGGGGATTCAGCAAAGAACATCCTGACAGGGAAAAACAGATAAAAGAATTTTTTGAGGAGAATAAGTAA